A part of Macadamia integrifolia cultivar HAES 741 unplaced genomic scaffold, SCU_Mint_v3 scaffold2692, whole genome shotgun sequence genomic DNA contains:
- the LOC122067071 gene encoding protein MICRORCHIDIA 7-like isoform X2 produces MDSVVKQEIFETGELPAERRSENLSKPVSVIELSSSYSDSSDSDDSDDASTVGPDGKRSRVSNGDGRRFKKQKMGVVLPLGFLDPLPPEDEALPLPSPSPLPLSLQRPTPQAQSGASVQGCKQFWKAGDYDGAPANGSGSSAGGMDHVRVHPKFLHSNATSHKWALGAFAELLDNSLDEVCNGATYVNVDVLKNTKDGSRMLLVEDNGGGMDPDKVRQCMSLGYSVKSKLANTIGQYGNGFKTSTMRLGADVIVFSRCRGKDGKSPTQSIGMLSYTFLRTTGKEDIVVPMVRTFHRIFMAYISYS; encoded by the exons ATGGATTCCGTTGTTaaacaagaaatttttgaaactgGTGAACTTCCAGCGGAGAGACGCTCGGAAAACTTATCTAAACCTGTCTCCGTTATTGAACTTAGTAGCAGTTATTCAGACTCTTCAGATTCTGACGACTCCGATGACGCATCCACTGTCGGGCCGGACGGTAAGAGATCTAGGGTTTCGAACGGTGATGGCCGGCGtttcaaaaagcaaaaaatgggAGTCGTTTTGCCTTTGGGATTTCTTGACCCCCTTCCTCCGGAGGATGAAGCATTGCCTTTGCCTTCACCTTCGCCTTTGCCTTTGTCTTTGCAGCGGCCTACTCCGCAAGCTCAATCCGGGGCGTCGGTTCAGGGCTGCAAGCAGTTTTGGAAGGCCGGAGACTATGATGGTGCTCCTGCCAATGGTTCAGGATCGTCTGCGG GTGGCATGGATCATGTCAGGGTGCACCCTAAGTTTCTACATTCAAATGCAACCAGCCACAAATGGGCTCTTGGAG CCTTTGCAGAGCTTCTGGACAACTCTTTAGACGAG GTCTGCAATGGTGCTACATATGTCAATGTAGATGTGCTAAAAAACACCAAAGATGGGAGTAGAATGTTGCTGGTTGAAG ATAATGGTGGTGGGATGGATCCAGATAAAGTGCGACAGTGCATGTCTCTTGGGTATTCTGTAAAAAGCAAATTAGCAAATACTATTGGACAAT ATGGAAATGGTTTTAAGACAAGTACCATGAGACTTGGAGCGGATGTTATTGTTTTCTCTCGCTGTCGTGGAAAAGATGGAAAAAG CCCAACACAAAGCATTGGCATGTTGTCCTACACATTTTTGAGGACCACAGGAAAGGAAGACATTGTAGTTCCCATGGTAAGAACATTTCACAGGATCTTTATGGCATATATCTCATATTCCTGA
- the LOC122067071 gene encoding protein MICRORCHIDIA 7-like isoform X1: MDSVVKQEIFETGELPAERRSENLSKPVSVIELSSSYSDSSDSDDSDDASTVGPDGKRSRVSNGDGRRFKKQKMGVVLPLGFLDPLPPEDEALPLPSPSPLPLSLQRPTPQAQSGASVQGCKQFWKAGDYDGAPANGSGSSAGGMDHVRVHPKFLHSNATSHKWALGAFAELLDNSLDEVCNGATYVNVDVLKNTKDGSRMLLVEDNGGGMDPDKVRQCMSLGYSVKSKLANTIGQYGNGFKTSTMRLGADVIVFSRCRGKDGKSSPTQSIGMLSYTFLRTTGKEDIVVPMVRTFHRIFMAYISYS; this comes from the exons ATGGATTCCGTTGTTaaacaagaaatttttgaaactgGTGAACTTCCAGCGGAGAGACGCTCGGAAAACTTATCTAAACCTGTCTCCGTTATTGAACTTAGTAGCAGTTATTCAGACTCTTCAGATTCTGACGACTCCGATGACGCATCCACTGTCGGGCCGGACGGTAAGAGATCTAGGGTTTCGAACGGTGATGGCCGGCGtttcaaaaagcaaaaaatgggAGTCGTTTTGCCTTTGGGATTTCTTGACCCCCTTCCTCCGGAGGATGAAGCATTGCCTTTGCCTTCACCTTCGCCTTTGCCTTTGTCTTTGCAGCGGCCTACTCCGCAAGCTCAATCCGGGGCGTCGGTTCAGGGCTGCAAGCAGTTTTGGAAGGCCGGAGACTATGATGGTGCTCCTGCCAATGGTTCAGGATCGTCTGCGG GTGGCATGGATCATGTCAGGGTGCACCCTAAGTTTCTACATTCAAATGCAACCAGCCACAAATGGGCTCTTGGAG CCTTTGCAGAGCTTCTGGACAACTCTTTAGACGAG GTCTGCAATGGTGCTACATATGTCAATGTAGATGTGCTAAAAAACACCAAAGATGGGAGTAGAATGTTGCTGGTTGAAG ATAATGGTGGTGGGATGGATCCAGATAAAGTGCGACAGTGCATGTCTCTTGGGTATTCTGTAAAAAGCAAATTAGCAAATACTATTGGACAAT ATGGAAATGGTTTTAAGACAAGTACCATGAGACTTGGAGCGGATGTTATTGTTTTCTCTCGCTGTCGTGGAAAAGATGGAAAAAG TAGCCCAACACAAAGCATTGGCATGTTGTCCTACACATTTTTGAGGACCACAGGAAAGGAAGACATTGTAGTTCCCATGGTAAGAACATTTCACAGGATCTTTATGGCATATATCTCATATTCCTGA